The following proteins come from a genomic window of Vicinamibacterales bacterium:
- a CDS encoding 4Fe-4S dicluster domain-containing protein — MSHQTLRSAYQGLSERLNRFPQGAPPADLLFAILKMLFTEREAGLVAQLPIRPFSAADAADRWKMPVAETQRVLDALSDRAILLDVEHRSGERTYVLPPPMAGFFEFSMMRVREDLDQKLLAELLYQYLNVEEEFIRDLFGKGQTRMGRVFVNEGAVPADLSLHVLDYERASEVAKTARTIGVGICYCRHKMQHVGRACDAPMNICMTFNSVASSLVRHRVARQVDAAECLDLLQQARDRRLIQFGENSRERVSFICNCCGCCCEALVAARRFGFLHPVHTSNFVLNVAESACNGCGKCVDACPVEALGLVSANDPKKPRKKAARLAEDLCLGCGVCVGTCPESSLRLKPRPTRVITPVTSTHRVVLQAIERGMLQDLIFDNRALLSHRAMAAILGAILRLPPVKRALASQQVRSRYLESLLSRVA; from the coding sequence ATGTCTCACCAGACCCTCCGCTCGGCGTATCAGGGCCTCTCCGAGCGCCTCAACCGGTTTCCGCAGGGGGCCCCGCCCGCCGATCTGCTGTTCGCCATCTTGAAGATGCTCTTCACGGAGCGCGAGGCCGGTCTCGTCGCGCAACTGCCAATCAGGCCCTTCAGCGCGGCAGACGCCGCGGACCGATGGAAGATGCCCGTCGCGGAGACGCAGCGCGTGCTCGATGCCTTGAGCGATCGGGCGATCCTGCTCGACGTCGAACATCGAAGCGGCGAACGCACCTACGTGCTGCCGCCTCCGATGGCCGGGTTCTTCGAGTTCTCGATGATGAGGGTGCGCGAGGACCTTGACCAGAAGCTGCTGGCCGAACTCCTCTACCAGTACCTGAACGTCGAAGAGGAGTTCATTCGCGATCTGTTCGGCAAGGGACAGACCAGGATGGGACGGGTCTTCGTGAACGAAGGCGCGGTGCCCGCCGATTTGTCACTCCACGTCCTGGACTACGAGCGCGCCAGCGAGGTGGCGAAGACGGCACGGACGATCGGCGTCGGGATCTGCTACTGCCGGCACAAGATGCAGCACGTCGGCCGGGCGTGCGACGCGCCGATGAACATCTGCATGACGTTCAATTCCGTCGCATCGTCGCTGGTCCGACACCGCGTGGCACGGCAAGTGGACGCAGCCGAGTGCCTCGACCTGCTGCAGCAGGCGCGCGACCGGCGCCTGATTCAATTCGGTGAGAACTCGCGCGAGCGCGTCTCGTTCATCTGCAATTGTTGCGGATGCTGCTGCGAGGCGCTGGTCGCGGCCCGGCGGTTCGGATTCCTGCACCCCGTACACACCAGCAATTTCGTGTTGAACGTCGCCGAGTCCGCCTGCAACGGCTGCGGGAAGTGCGTAGATGCCTGCCCAGTGGAGGCACTGGGGCTGGTGTCGGCCAACGATCCGAAGAAGCCCCGCAAGAAGGCGGCACGCCTCGCCGAGGACCTCTGCCTGGGCTGCGGCGTGTGCGTCGGCACGTGCCCTGAAAGCAGCCTGCGCCTGAAGCCGCGCCCGACGCGTGTGATCACTCCGGTGACGTCCACACATCGGGTGGTGCTCCAGGCGATCGAACGCGGCATGCTGCAGGATCTCATCTTCGACAACCGCGCGCTGCTGAGCCACCGTGCGATGGCGGCCATTCTCGGCGCCATCCTTCGACTGCCGCCTGTGAAGCGCGCGCTGGCGAGCCAACAGGTACGGTCGCGCTATCTCGAATCACTCCTGTCCCGGGTTGCCTGA
- a CDS encoding FAD-dependent oxidoreductase, with the protein MSAQVYDAIVIGAGSVGLPTAMFLAEAGVSTLVIDQFPGPGQGSNKAAIGGIRATHSAPGKIRVCLESLRIFSTWEQRHGDDIEWFQGGYLFVAYREQEERALKDLLKIQLSYGLNIRWLDRDDVVALAPDINREGLRGGTFSPEDGSASPMMSSAAFYRRAVELGVQFRFGERVTGIIKRKGGVVGVRTDKGGYATETIINASGAWARPLAQSVGLDTPVVPDSHEAGITEPVARFLTPMLVDIRPTEGARNYYFYQHKPGGVVFCITPDPPVVGTDRRETSDFLPQIATRMVGLLPKLGNIKVRRTWRGLYPMTPDGSPIIGWSKVVEGYVHAEGMCGQGYMLGPGVGAVLSRMVRGVDSVDDKTILNELRADREFGGEEALK; encoded by the coding sequence ATGAGCGCGCAGGTCTACGACGCGATTGTCATCGGCGCGGGGAGCGTCGGGCTGCCGACCGCGATGTTTCTCGCCGAAGCCGGGGTGTCCACGCTGGTCATCGACCAGTTCCCGGGCCCGGGCCAGGGCAGCAACAAGGCGGCCATCGGTGGCATCCGCGCGACCCATTCGGCGCCGGGAAAGATCCGAGTGTGCCTCGAGTCGCTGCGCATCTTCTCCACCTGGGAGCAGCGCCACGGCGACGACATCGAGTGGTTCCAGGGCGGGTATCTCTTCGTCGCGTACCGCGAGCAGGAGGAACGCGCACTCAAGGATCTGCTGAAGATCCAGCTGAGCTACGGCCTGAACATCCGGTGGCTCGATCGTGACGACGTCGTCGCGCTCGCCCCGGACATCAACCGCGAGGGGCTGCGCGGCGGCACCTTCTCACCCGAAGACGGATCGGCCTCTCCGATGATGTCGTCGGCGGCCTTCTACCGTCGCGCGGTGGAACTGGGCGTGCAGTTCCGGTTCGGCGAGCGGGTGACGGGCATCATCAAACGCAAGGGCGGAGTCGTTGGCGTCCGCACCGACAAGGGCGGCTACGCGACCGAGACCATCATCAACGCCAGCGGCGCGTGGGCGCGTCCGCTCGCGCAGTCGGTCGGCCTCGACACGCCGGTCGTCCCCGACAGCCACGAGGCCGGCATCACCGAGCCGGTTGCCCGCTTCCTGACGCCGATGCTCGTGGACATCCGGCCGACGGAAGGCGCACGCAACTACTACTTCTACCAGCACAAGCCGGGCGGCGTCGTCTTCTGCATCACGCCGGATCCGCCCGTCGTGGGAACCGACCGGCGCGAGACCTCGGACTTCCTGCCGCAGATCGCGACACGGATGGTCGGCCTGCTGCCGAAGCTCGGCAACATCAAGGTTCGGCGGACGTGGCGTGGCCTGTACCCCATGACCCCGGACGGCTCGCCGATCATCGGCTGGTCGAAGGTTGTCGAGGGCTACGTGCACGCCGAAGGGATGTGCGGCCAGGGCTACATGCTGGGCCCCGGTGTCGGCGCCGTCCTGAGCCGGATGGTCCGCGGCGTCGACTCGGTGGACGACAAGACAATCCTCAACGAACTCCGGGCGGACCGCGAGTTCGGAGGTGAGGAGGCGCTCAAGTAG
- a CDS encoding FAD-dependent oxidoreductase: MADHRIHEHPILPVAQAADVPFSWQGQPFQARPGETIASALFANGVRTFGHHPKDGAPQGIFCANGQCAQCTVVANGLPVKSCMVVVHPGMQVQPLDGLPVLPDVTGTPGTHPIETVEVECLIIGGGPAGLTAAIELAKAGVRALIVDDKHRLGGKLVLQTHKFFGSIEACHAGTRGIDIATKLENEVRGYESIRIWLNSTVLSVFSDRRVGVLRDNQQYFIVRPDILLVTAGAREKSLVFPGNTLPGVYGAGAFQTLVNRDMVRPTERLFIIGGGNVGLIAGYHALQAGIGVVGLCEALPECGGYKVHKDKLVRMGVPVYTSHTILRAEGKDEVEAVTIAQIDKKWKPIPGTEKRFECDTVLVAVGLDPVDEFLHKANEFGLPAVAAGDSEEIAEASAAMFTGRIRGLEIAKRLGRDVGEVPPEWHRTAEVLKSRPGMTITEDLPDTRSGVFPVFHCAQEIPCNPCTSICPNHAIRIDGDDVMGLPEFVGDLCDGCEKCVAICPGLAITLIDFRKSQEQPTVVIPYEFSAKRIKKGDAVTVLDSEGAVLGNVEVTRVRAPREADRALLVRVAAPADIATRIAGIRVQEPWQAENADRFEQSIGDDEIVCRCERVTAKELRRLIRTGIRDMNHLKAVTRCGMGACGGKTCPNLIKRIFREEGVPADQVTDLTRRPLFMEVPLAAFAGVVAGEAPIKDVPKRHATDAHEGGM; encoded by the coding sequence GTGGCTGATCATCGTATTCATGAGCATCCAATTCTCCCTGTCGCCCAAGCGGCCGACGTGCCGTTTTCGTGGCAGGGGCAGCCGTTCCAGGCGCGGCCCGGCGAGACCATCGCGTCGGCGCTGTTCGCGAACGGCGTCCGGACGTTCGGCCATCATCCCAAGGATGGTGCGCCGCAGGGCATCTTTTGCGCCAATGGCCAGTGTGCCCAGTGCACGGTCGTCGCCAACGGCCTGCCCGTGAAGTCGTGCATGGTCGTCGTTCACCCCGGGATGCAGGTGCAGCCGCTCGACGGCCTGCCCGTCCTTCCCGACGTGACCGGCACGCCTGGCACGCACCCGATCGAGACCGTGGAGGTCGAGTGCCTGATCATCGGCGGCGGCCCGGCCGGCCTGACGGCCGCGATCGAACTCGCGAAGGCGGGCGTGCGGGCGCTGATCGTGGACGACAAGCACCGGCTGGGCGGAAAGCTCGTCCTGCAGACCCACAAGTTCTTCGGATCGATTGAAGCCTGCCATGCGGGCACGCGCGGCATCGACATCGCCACGAAGCTCGAGAACGAGGTCCGCGGCTACGAGAGCATCCGAATCTGGTTGAACTCGACCGTGCTCTCGGTCTTCTCGGACCGCCGCGTTGGCGTCCTCCGCGACAACCAGCAGTACTTCATCGTCCGTCCCGACATTCTGCTCGTCACCGCCGGCGCGCGAGAGAAGTCGCTGGTGTTCCCGGGCAACACGCTGCCGGGCGTCTACGGCGCGGGTGCGTTCCAGACGCTCGTCAACCGCGACATGGTGCGGCCGACCGAGCGCCTGTTCATCATCGGCGGCGGGAACGTCGGCCTGATTGCCGGCTACCACGCGCTGCAGGCGGGCATCGGGGTCGTCGGCCTGTGCGAGGCGCTGCCCGAGTGCGGCGGCTACAAGGTCCACAAGGACAAGCTGGTGCGAATGGGCGTACCGGTCTACACGTCGCACACCATCCTGCGCGCCGAAGGCAAGGACGAGGTCGAGGCCGTCACCATCGCGCAGATTGACAAGAAGTGGAAGCCGATCCCCGGCACCGAGAAGCGCTTCGAGTGCGACACTGTCCTCGTCGCGGTCGGCCTCGATCCGGTGGACGAGTTCCTCCACAAGGCGAACGAGTTCGGTCTTCCGGCGGTCGCAGCGGGCGATTCGGAGGAGATTGCCGAAGCGTCGGCGGCGATGTTCACCGGCCGCATCCGCGGACTCGAAATCGCGAAGCGCCTCGGCCGCGACGTGGGCGAGGTGCCGCCCGAGTGGCATCGCACGGCAGAGGTCCTCAAGTCGCGCCCTGGCATGACCATCACCGAGGACCTGCCGGACACGCGAAGCGGAGTGTTCCCCGTATTTCACTGCGCGCAGGAGATCCCGTGCAATCCCTGCACATCGATCTGCCCGAATCACGCCATCAGGATTGATGGCGACGATGTGATGGGGCTGCCGGAGTTCGTCGGCGACCTGTGCGACGGGTGCGAGAAGTGCGTCGCCATCTGCCCCGGCCTCGCGATCACGCTCATCGATTTCCGAAAGAGCCAGGAGCAGCCGACCGTCGTCATCCCGTACGAATTCTCAGCGAAGCGGATCAAGAAGGGCGACGCGGTCACCGTCCTGGACAGCGAAGGCGCGGTGCTCGGCAACGTCGAGGTCACCCGGGTCCGGGCGCCGCGGGAGGCCGACCGCGCGCTGCTCGTGCGTGTGGCCGCCCCGGCGGACATCGCGACCCGCATCGCGGGCATTCGCGTGCAGGAGCCATGGCAAGCCGAGAACGCCGACCGCTTCGAGCAGTCGATTGGCGACGACGAGATCGTGTGCCGGTGCGAGCGGGTCACGGCGAAGGAGTTGCGCCGCCTGATCCGGACGGGCATCCGCGACATGAACCATCTGAAGGCCGTCACGCGGTGCGGGATGGGCGCGTGCGGCGGCAAGACGTGCCCGAATCTGATCAAGCGCATCTTCCGCGAAGAGGGCGTTCCGGCCGACCAGGTCACCGACCTGACGCGTCGGCCGTTGTTCATGGAGGTCCCGCTCGCCGCCTTTGCAGGCGTGGTGGCTGGCGAGGCTCCGATCAAGGACGTGCCCAAGCGGCACGCAACCGACGCCCACGAAGGAGGCATGTGA
- a CDS encoding DNA-3-methyladenine glycosylase, with translation MPEGVNYAKARRHLMRADPVLAAIVEKHGACGLAQRSSEPRLAALARALVSQQLSVKAAATIFARFLALFPDAGFPAPEAVLAVPVEQLRAVGLSRQKAGYLQDLCGRVAAGTLLLDELDAVPDEEVMATLTAVKGIGRWTAEMILIFQLERPDILPVDDVGLLRAIQRVYGLRRRPSAAQVLRLGEKWRPYRSVASWYLWTSLDS, from the coding sequence GTGCCCGAAGGAGTGAACTACGCGAAAGCACGCCGGCACTTGATGCGGGCCGATCCGGTCCTCGCGGCGATCGTCGAGAAGCACGGCGCCTGCGGTCTGGCGCAGCGGTCGTCGGAACCCCGCCTGGCGGCGCTCGCGCGGGCTCTGGTCTCGCAGCAGTTGTCGGTGAAGGCCGCGGCGACGATCTTCGCGCGGTTCCTGGCGCTGTTCCCCGATGCTGGCTTTCCAGCCCCCGAAGCCGTTCTTGCCGTTCCCGTGGAACAACTCCGTGCGGTAGGCCTGAGCCGGCAGAAAGCCGGATACCTGCAGGACCTCTGCGGACGCGTCGCGGCCGGAACGCTGCTGCTCGATGAGCTCGATGCCGTGCCGGACGAAGAGGTCATGGCCACGCTCACGGCGGTCAAGGGCATCGGCCGGTGGACCGCGGAGATGATCCTCATCTTCCAGCTCGAGAGGCCAGACATCCTGCCGGTGGACGATGTGGGATTGCTTCGGGCGATACAAAGGGTGTACGGTCTGCGCCGACGCCCGTCGGCGGCGCAGGTCCTTCGACTGGGTGAGAAATGGCGCCCCTACCGGTCGGTCGCGTCGTGGTATCTGTGGACGTCTCTCGATTCCTGA
- a CDS encoding methyltransferase domain-containing protein, translated as MSVSLEQLRNEFDRWAREGRGEQMKDGHLAVTEQIIGMMRLRPDSRVLDLGCGSGWATRLLAAHVQDGVAVGLDVSEEMVRQARNHGAVPPNANFRVLTGPRFPFHDGVFTHCLSIESLYYHPDITASLREVHRVLARGGRAFLMMNFFQENPYVHHWAGLLSVPVHLWSALDYCDAAHEAGFAECRHLTIPDPTPVAPDYRGPHYGDAEKMRAARAIGALVVIAQK; from the coding sequence ATGTCGGTGTCACTCGAACAACTGCGGAACGAATTCGATCGCTGGGCACGCGAAGGGCGCGGCGAGCAGATGAAGGATGGCCACCTCGCGGTGACCGAGCAGATCATCGGGATGATGCGTCTGCGGCCCGACAGCCGTGTGCTCGATCTGGGGTGCGGCAGCGGGTGGGCGACCCGGCTGCTGGCGGCCCATGTCCAGGACGGGGTGGCCGTGGGCCTCGACGTGTCGGAGGAGATGGTCCGCCAGGCGCGCAACCACGGGGCGGTGCCGCCCAACGCCAACTTCCGCGTCCTCACGGGTCCGCGGTTTCCGTTCCATGACGGCGTGTTCACCCACTGCCTGTCGATCGAATCGCTCTACTACCACCCGGATATCACGGCTTCGCTCCGCGAAGTCCACCGCGTCCTCGCGCGCGGCGGCCGGGCCTTCCTGATGATGAATTTCTTCCAGGAGAACCCCTACGTCCACCACTGGGCGGGGCTGCTGAGCGTGCCGGTGCATCTGTGGAGCGCGCTCGACTATTGCGACGCGGCCCACGAGGCCGGCTTTGCGGAGTGCAGGCACCTGACGATTCCCGATCCGACGCCGGTGGCGCCCGACTACCGGGGTCCGCACTACGGCGACGCCGAGAAGATGCGCGCCGCCCGCGCGATCGGGGCGCTCGTGGTCATCGCGCAGAAGTAG
- a CDS encoding M14 family metallopeptidase: MRTRFSMSVLSIAVLALATSVAAQTPFTIGGVTAQPGTKVSGELTVPARGADGGTTIPFSILNGAKAGPVLTLVAATHGAEYPPVLALQRLRASIDPKDLSGTVVMVHVANMPAFLGRAIYYTPGDHKNLNRVFPGKADGTISERIADVITREIIDHTQYLIDLHCGDANESLRPYLYWTINASPALVESIRQLTLAFGLDHIVLDNGRPTDPAASLYLENTAITRGKAGMTIESGAMGQSDEESIQRIERGVAGVLRHLKMRTTGPDPIEHPVFLGRNLVINSQHTGIFYPAVERGHTVAEGALIGRITDFAGTTVEEIRAPFAGEILYVIGTPPTTKGEPIAFLAAVATPAEMPKR; the protein is encoded by the coding sequence ATGCGTACGCGTTTCTCGATGTCCGTGTTGTCGATCGCCGTACTCGCGCTCGCGACGAGCGTTGCGGCACAGACTCCGTTCACGATCGGCGGCGTGACCGCGCAGCCGGGAACGAAGGTGTCGGGCGAGCTGACGGTGCCGGCGCGTGGCGCCGACGGCGGGACGACGATTCCCTTCTCGATTCTCAATGGCGCGAAGGCGGGGCCCGTGCTGACGCTGGTGGCCGCCACCCACGGCGCGGAGTATCCGCCGGTCCTCGCACTGCAGCGACTGCGGGCCTCCATCGATCCCAAGGACCTGTCGGGCACCGTCGTCATGGTGCACGTCGCAAACATGCCGGCGTTCCTCGGCCGGGCGATCTACTACACCCCGGGGGACCACAAGAACCTGAACCGTGTCTTCCCGGGCAAGGCCGACGGCACGATCTCGGAACGGATTGCCGACGTCATCACGCGCGAAATCATCGACCACACGCAGTATCTGATCGACCTGCACTGCGGCGATGCGAACGAGTCGCTGCGGCCGTATCTCTACTGGACGATCAACGCGTCGCCGGCCCTCGTCGAGTCGATTCGCCAGTTGACGCTCGCATTCGGCCTCGATCACATTGTGCTCGACAACGGACGTCCGACCGATCCGGCGGCGTCGCTCTATCTCGAGAACACCGCGATCACGCGCGGCAAGGCGGGGATGACGATTGAGTCCGGCGCGATGGGCCAGAGCGACGAGGAGTCGATTCAGCGGATCGAACGGGGCGTGGCGGGCGTGCTGCGCCATCTGAAGATGCGGACCACCGGTCCGGATCCAATCGAGCACCCCGTGTTCCTCGGGCGAAATCTGGTAATCAACAGCCAGCACACGGGCATCTTCTACCCCGCCGTGGAGCGCGGCCACACCGTCGCGGAAGGCGCGTTGATCGGCCGGATCACGGATTTCGCAGGAACGACCGTCGAGGAGATCCGAGCGCCGTTCGCGGGCGAGATCCTCTACGTGATCGGCACGCCGCCAACCACCAAGGGCGAACCGATTGCCTTCCTGGCCGCGGTCGCGACGCCAGCGGAGATGCCCAAGCGGTAG
- a CDS encoding aldo/keto reductase: MEYRLLGRTGVRVSPLTLGTLNFGGPTPDEEAGRIVDAALGAGINVIDTADTYHGGRSEEVVGRTLAGRRHQVILATKVHGRTGDGPNDAGNSRHHILEACDASLRRLGTDYIDLYQIHRPSPEIPIEETLGALTDLVRAGKVRYIGCSTHPAWMVMEALAMSERHGFARYMSEQPPYNLLDRRIENELLPLAIRYNLAILPWAPIAQGVLAGRYPAAGALPPDSRAARQPNSIYSRRVTPAGIAAGGQFVALAREHGLSPGQLALLWCKDQPGITSPIVGPRTRAQLEDVLPVLTMMLTDAQRDACDTINRPGQAVVNFHNTAGWMRT, from the coding sequence ATGGAATACCGCCTTCTCGGCCGAACTGGCGTGCGTGTGTCGCCGCTCACTCTGGGCACCTTGAACTTCGGCGGGCCGACGCCAGACGAGGAGGCGGGACGGATCGTGGACGCGGCGCTCGGCGCCGGCATCAACGTGATCGATACGGCGGATACCTATCACGGCGGGCGATCCGAAGAAGTGGTCGGCAGGACGCTCGCGGGGCGACGACATCAGGTGATCCTCGCCACGAAGGTCCACGGCCGGACGGGTGACGGCCCAAACGACGCAGGCAATTCGCGCCACCACATCCTGGAGGCGTGCGACGCGTCACTTCGGCGGCTCGGCACCGACTACATCGACCTCTATCAGATCCATCGACCCAGCCCGGAGATTCCGATCGAGGAGACGCTGGGCGCACTGACCGATTTGGTTCGGGCGGGCAAGGTGCGCTACATCGGATGCTCGACGCATCCGGCCTGGATGGTGATGGAAGCCCTCGCCATGAGCGAGCGTCACGGGTTCGCGCGCTACATGAGCGAGCAGCCACCGTACAACCTGCTCGATCGGCGAATCGAGAACGAATTGCTGCCGCTCGCCATCCGTTACAACCTGGCGATCCTTCCCTGGGCTCCGATCGCGCAGGGCGTGCTCGCCGGACGGTACCCGGCAGCCGGAGCGCTGCCGCCCGACTCGCGCGCGGCCAGGCAGCCGAACAGCATCTACTCCCGGCGGGTCACGCCGGCGGGGATCGCCGCTGGCGGGCAATTCGTGGCCCTGGCGCGCGAGCACGGACTCTCGCCGGGCCAACTCGCCCTGCTCTGGTGCAAGGACCAACCCGGCATCACCTCACCCATCGTCGGCCCGCGAACACGGGCGCAGCTCGAGGACGTGCTGCCGGTGCTGACCATGATGCTGACGGACGCCCAGCGGGACGCCTGCGACACGATCAACCGCCCGGGGCAGGCCGTCGTCAACTTCCACAACACGGCGGGCTGGATGAGAACGTAG
- a CDS encoding OmpA family protein, translating into MSESPGADTGSAAGGASPPVGSDELEQLRQLVLTVERDRLARLEHRLGDPDVRAAELSAVLPESLARAARRDNRLGLALSAVLDEALAASIKKNRRQVAAALSPAMGPAIRRAIAEALRTVVDSFNQVLQHSVSVRALRWRFQAWRTGRPFAEVVLSHSLVFRVEQVFLVHRKTGLLLQHVAADTGFGLDADLVSGMLTAIQDFVRDSFSVDAEQAVDTMRVGDLTVWVEQAEHAYVAAVVRGTPPTGLRGVLRDALEVIELELGQAFEAFSGDATPFEDARHHLEGCLQLQVAGRGERSYWLAPAVVGAVVLLLVAIWLAISLRAGRRWDAYLARLDREPGVLVVSEHGGVRRSSIAGFVDPYAADPVALLADCGLDATRVSSRWERYVSQEPSIVQARARAVLQAPASVTLALSGGMLSARGSAPHRWIAAAGERAVTIPGVLGFDASRLGDEGLAAIGTVQRRVETIVLRFGVGTTELLPGEGATLDQAVSVLQELAAVVLQAGIAVRVDVIGHTDGTGSEGINVRLSLARAERVQSALEARGLRGLRPATQGVGASQPLRSEMSDDDRTYNRSVTFRVTVQQ; encoded by the coding sequence GTGAGCGAGTCGCCCGGCGCGGACACCGGCTCCGCGGCCGGCGGCGCGAGCCCGCCGGTCGGGTCGGACGAGCTCGAGCAGTTGCGGCAGCTGGTCCTCACCGTTGAGCGGGACAGGCTGGCCCGACTCGAGCATCGCCTCGGCGACCCCGACGTTCGCGCGGCAGAGCTGAGCGCTGTCCTGCCCGAATCCCTCGCCCGGGCCGCCCGCCGCGACAATCGTCTCGGCCTTGCGTTGTCGGCCGTCCTCGACGAAGCCCTCGCCGCGTCCATCAAGAAGAACCGCAGGCAGGTTGCCGCGGCGCTGTCGCCGGCCATGGGGCCGGCTATCCGTCGCGCCATCGCCGAGGCGCTTCGCACCGTCGTGGACTCGTTCAACCAGGTGCTCCAGCACAGCGTCTCGGTCCGGGCGCTGCGTTGGCGGTTCCAGGCGTGGCGGACCGGCAGGCCATTCGCCGAGGTGGTGCTCAGCCACAGCCTCGTGTTTCGCGTCGAGCAGGTCTTCCTCGTCCACCGCAAGACCGGGCTGCTGCTCCAGCACGTCGCCGCCGACACAGGGTTCGGCCTGGACGCAGACCTCGTGTCCGGGATGCTGACCGCGATCCAGGACTTCGTCCGCGATTCGTTCTCGGTCGACGCCGAGCAGGCCGTCGACACGATGCGGGTCGGCGACCTGACGGTGTGGGTCGAGCAGGCGGAGCACGCCTACGTGGCTGCGGTCGTCCGGGGCACTCCGCCCACGGGGCTCCGCGGCGTGCTGCGCGATGCCCTCGAGGTGATCGAACTCGAGCTCGGCCAGGCCTTCGAGGCGTTCTCCGGAGACGCCACACCGTTCGAGGACGCCCGCCACCACCTCGAGGGCTGCCTGCAACTGCAGGTCGCCGGCAGGGGCGAACGAAGCTACTGGCTCGCGCCCGCGGTGGTGGGGGCGGTCGTCCTGCTGCTCGTCGCCATCTGGCTCGCGATCTCGCTGCGCGCGGGCCGGCGCTGGGACGCCTACCTCGCCCGGCTGGACCGAGAGCCTGGTGTCCTCGTGGTCAGCGAGCACGGAGGAGTGCGGCGGTCGTCGATCGCGGGGTTCGTGGATCCGTACGCGGCCGATCCGGTCGCGCTTCTCGCCGACTGCGGTCTTGACGCAACCCGCGTCTCGAGCCGTTGGGAACGGTACGTGTCACAAGAGCCTTCGATTGTCCAGGCGCGGGCACGCGCGGTTTTGCAGGCGCCGGCATCGGTGACCCTTGCCCTGTCCGGCGGCATGCTGTCTGCGCGCGGGTCGGCACCTCATCGCTGGATCGCGGCGGCCGGCGAGCGCGCCGTGACGATTCCCGGCGTGCTCGGATTCGACGCCAGTCGACTGGGGGACGAGGGGCTCGCCGCCATCGGCACGGTCCAACGCCGCGTGGAGACGATCGTCCTTCGCTTCGGCGTCGGGACAACCGAACTGCTGCCCGGCGAGGGCGCGACGCTCGACCAGGCGGTCTCGGTACTCCAGGAACTTGCCGCCGTTGTGCTCCAGGCTGGAATCGCCGTCAGGGTGGACGTGATCGGACACACGGACGGAACAGGCTCGGAAGGGATCAACGTGCGGCTCTCCCTGGCGCGGGCCGAACGGGTGCAATCGGCGCTGGAGGCCAGGGGACTGCGCGGCCTCAGGCCGGCGACGCAGGGGGTCGGCGCCAGTCAGCCGCTCCGCTCCGAGATGAGCGATGACGACAGGACCTACAACCGCTCCGTCACGTTCCGCGTGACCGTCCAGCAGTGA
- a CDS encoding protein phosphatase 2C domain-containing protein, giving the protein MIIDIFGTTHRGKVRAQNEDQFFVASLHRSMRVQQTSLEDLRAFASLHDSSAHLLVVADGVGGAAGGKQASGTAVEALAKHIGETVGCCYDFDVDTEHEFLAQLQAAVERAHQQVRQRLASEGRNPATTLTMAALMWPRAYVVHVGDSRAYYLRDGQLRQITRDQTAYEQLVDQGVIKEDRAPESGRRHMLKDVLTSAVGSEIEPSVGLVDLQADDVLLLCTDGLTKHVPDSDITHILGAGGRAEESCRRLLDLTLERGASDNVTMVVGRFTAP; this is encoded by the coding sequence GTGATCATCGACATCTTCGGAACCACGCACCGGGGGAAGGTGCGTGCGCAGAACGAAGACCAGTTCTTCGTCGCGTCGCTGCACCGATCGATGCGCGTGCAACAGACGAGCCTCGAGGATCTGAGAGCGTTCGCGAGTCTTCACGACTCGTCTGCGCACCTGCTCGTCGTCGCCGACGGTGTGGGCGGCGCCGCCGGGGGGAAGCAGGCCAGCGGCACGGCGGTGGAGGCGCTCGCGAAGCACATCGGCGAGACGGTCGGCTGCTGCTACGACTTCGACGTGGACACGGAGCACGAATTCCTCGCCCAGCTCCAGGCAGCCGTCGAGCGAGCGCACCAGCAGGTCCGCCAGCGGCTCGCTTCCGAAGGGCGCAATCCGGCCACGACGCTGACGATGGCGGCGCTGATGTGGCCGCGCGCTTACGTGGTCCATGTCGGGGACAGCCGCGCCTACTATCTCCGCGACGGGCAACTCCGCCAGATCACCCGCGACCAGACCGCCTACGAGCAGCTCGTGGACCAGGGGGTCATCAAGGAGGATCGGGCGCCGGAATCGGGGCGGCGGCACATGCTGAAAGACGTCCTGACGAGCGCGGTCGGCAGCGAGATCGAGCCGTCGGTCGGGCTGGTCGATCTACAGGCCGATGACGTCCTCCTGCTGTGCACCGATGGCCTGACCAAGCACGTGCCCGATAGCGACATCACGCACATCCTCGGCGCGGGCGGCAGGGCGGAGGAGTCGTGCCGGCGCCTCCTCGATCTGACGCTCGAGCGCGGCGCCAGCGACAACGTCACGATGGTCGTGGGCCGGTTTACAGCCCCGTGA